The following are from one region of the Harpia harpyja isolate bHarHar1 chromosome 4, bHarHar1 primary haplotype, whole genome shotgun sequence genome:
- the TAGAP gene encoding T-cell activation Rho GTPase-activating protein isoform X3, with amino-acid sequence MKVLSSCNTSKTLNAGNMESLIECQLEADAKKCPALVPADTEDGLCRSADGTMKRKKVISQSFTLRRSSTNGNSPGQLDSGANIALFGQPLAIICGEDDTLPQPVQNLLAILHMKGPSTEGIFRKAANEKARKELKEDLNKGGNVDLKSKSVHLLAVVLKDFLRNIPSKLLSSDLYEKWMQALEKPSKQEKIEELKEVADKLPRPNLVLLKQLLSLLHHISQNAETNRMDSSNLAICVGPNMLSPETDNMLPLEVQKEMNDKVC; translated from the exons GCTGATGCCAAGAAATGCCCCGCGCTGGTGCCAGCAGATACTGAAGACGGACTTTGCCGTTCAGCTG ATGgaacaatgaaaagaaagaaggtgatATCACAGTCATTTACCCTGAGACGAAGCTCTACCAATGGGAATTCCCCAGGGCAGCTTGACTCAGGTGCCAATATTGCTCTGTTTGGCCAGCCTCTGGCAATTATCTGTGGGGAAGATGACACACTGCCGCAACCGGTCCAG aatCTCCTAGCTATATTGCATATGAAAGGACCTTCCACTGAAGGGATATTCAGAAAAGCTGCCAATGAAAAAGCACGAAAGGAGTTGAAGGAGGACCTAAACAAAGGCGGGAATGTTGATTTGAAAAGCAAATCTGTGCACCTGCTGGCAGTGGTCTTGAAG GACTTCCTCCGAAATATTCCCTCCAAACTCCTGTCATCTGACCTCTATGAGAAGTGGATGCAAGCTCTGGAGAAGccaagcaagcaggaaaaaattGAAGAATTGAAAGA GGTGGCTGACAAACTGCCTAGACCAAACCTCGTCTTGCTCAAGCAGTTGCTCTCTCTGCTCCACCACATCAGCCAAAATGCCGAGACCAACAGGATGGACTCCAGCAATCTGGCCATCTGCGTTGGCCCAAATATGCTGAGCCCAGAGACAGACAACATGCTCCCGCTGGAAGTGCAGAAGGAGATGAATGACAAGGTGTGTTGA
- the TAGAP gene encoding T-cell activation Rho GTPase-activating protein isoform X1, with amino-acid sequence MKVLSSCNTSKTLNAGNMESLIECQLEADAKKCPALVPADTEDGLCRSAADGTMKRKKVISQSFTLRRSSTNGNSPGQLDSGANIALFGQPLAIICGEDDTLPQPVQNLLAILHMKGPSTEGIFRKAANEKARKELKEDLNKGGNVDLKSKSVHLLAVVLKDFLRNIPSKLLSSDLYEKWMQALEKPSKQEKIEELKEVADKLPRPNLVLLKQLLSLLHHISQNAETNRMDSSNLAICVGPNMLSPETDNMLPLEVQKEMNDKVTVLVEFLINNCSEIFGEDIAFPVCASAEESPEHTDSSTEHLCAAHQNDSAYDSPDAEAEGSPCTSQMEQPKGRSTSVSRRYPTCISAPSLTNFRNDISTMDRRYSEPDLSFQNRLEGMIRKQKLNKSEDNFPVQQKQLGLEALEKRLAILPSQLSTDSLPKTSSSCSLESSDGSVFTTSPVVSPSSPKKTFLNRPQSFSTKATEDCSTPSREIKKHSMSFSFANRRKTLIKTQSWGPGKNMGFQRDSFTKKEDQLSCRVVSQNRPDDDKPLPVAYEQRPRFRSADEVFREVDQRNPGRPPSYEEATKNCLATKGPSHNLTVQTMRLKVSNQDALLPHPCSSCAQDTAYTLRDLPSGRVSAAKDSDVETETLSITVGINSRVSLPVTPGVYRLRAMSESCQKNKLEYVARRCSQPVFEVDQIQFAKESYV; translated from the exons GCTGATGCCAAGAAATGCCCCGCGCTGGTGCCAGCAGATACTGAAGACGGACTTTGCCGTTCAGCTG CAGATGgaacaatgaaaagaaagaaggtgatATCACAGTCATTTACCCTGAGACGAAGCTCTACCAATGGGAATTCCCCAGGGCAGCTTGACTCAGGTGCCAATATTGCTCTGTTTGGCCAGCCTCTGGCAATTATCTGTGGGGAAGATGACACACTGCCGCAACCGGTCCAG aatCTCCTAGCTATATTGCATATGAAAGGACCTTCCACTGAAGGGATATTCAGAAAAGCTGCCAATGAAAAAGCACGAAAGGAGTTGAAGGAGGACCTAAACAAAGGCGGGAATGTTGATTTGAAAAGCAAATCTGTGCACCTGCTGGCAGTGGTCTTGAAG GACTTCCTCCGAAATATTCCCTCCAAACTCCTGTCATCTGACCTCTATGAGAAGTGGATGCAAGCTCTGGAGAAGccaagcaagcaggaaaaaattGAAGAATTGAAAGA GGTGGCTGACAAACTGCCTAGACCAAACCTCGTCTTGCTCAAGCAGTTGCTCTCTCTGCTCCACCACATCAGCCAAAATGCCGAGACCAACAGGATGGACTCCAGCAATCTGGCCATCTGCGTTGGCCCAAATATGCTGAGCCCAGAGACAGACAACATGCTCCCGCTGGAAGTGCAGAAGGAGATGAATGACAAG GTGACAGTGTTGGTGGAGTTCCTCATAAACAACTGCTCAGAAATATTTGGGGAGGACATTGCCTTCCCTGTCTGTGCCTCGGCTGAGGAGTCACCAGAGCACACAGACAGCTCCACAG AACACCTATGTGCTGCTCATCAGAATGACTCTGCCTATGACAGCCCAGATGCTGAAGCTGAAGGCAGCCCCTGTACCTCTCAGATGGAGCAGCCCAAAGGGAGGAGTACTAGTGTGAGCAGAAGATACCCAACATGCATCTCCGCCCCTTCACTGACTAATTTCAGAAATGACATCAGCACAATGGACAGGAGGTACTCAGAGCCAGACCTGTCCTTCCAGAACCGCCTTGAAGGCATGATAAGGAAACAGAAGCTAAACAAAAGTGAGGACAATTTTCCAGTTCAGCAGAAACAGCTAGGGTTGGAGGCACTGGAGAAACGGCTTGCAATCTTACCTTCACAATTATCAACAGACTCTCTACCCAAAACATCTTCCAGTTGCTCCCTGGAGAGCTCTGATGGCTCAGTCTTCACCACCTCCCCAGTAGTTTCGCCCTCTAGTCccaaaaaaacctttttgaaTAGGCCCCAGTCCTTTTCCACCAAGGCCACTGAAGACTGCAGTACGCCTAGCAGAGAGATCAAAAAGCATTCCATGTCGTTCTCTTTTGCAAACCGCAGGAAAACACTAATAAAAACCCAGAGTTGGGGGCCTGGAAAAAACATGGGTTTTCAGAGAGACAGTTTCACAAAGAAAGAAGATCAGCTCTCCTGCAGAGTTGTCAGTCAGAACAGGCCTGATGATGACAAACCATTGCCTGTGGCATATGAGCAAAGGCCCCGTTTCAGGTCAGCTGATGAAGTGTTCAGAGAGGTAGACCAGAGGAATCCTGGAAGACCACCCTCTTATGAAGAGGCTACTAAAAACTGCCTGGCCACTAAAGGTCCCTCCCACAATCTCACCGTTCAGACTATGAGATTAAAGGTGTCAAACCAGGATGCTTTGCTGCCTCATCCATGCAGCAGCTGTGCACAGGACACAGCATATACTCTAAGGGATCTACCCAGTGGCAGAGTTTCTGCAGCGAAGGATTCTGACGTGGAAACTGAAACCCTCAGCATCACTGTGGGAATAAACTCCCGTGTGAGTTTACCTGTGACCCCAGGAGTCTACAGATTAAGAGCCATGTCTGAATCCTGTCAAAAGAACAAACTTGAGTATGTGGCTCGGAGGTGCAGCCAGCCAGTTTTTGAGGTAGACCAGATCCAGTTTGCTAAGGAATCCTATGTTTAA
- the TAGAP gene encoding T-cell activation Rho GTPase-activating protein isoform X2, which yields MKVLSSCNTSKTLNAGNMESLIECQLEADAKKCPALVPADTEDGLCRSADGTMKRKKVISQSFTLRRSSTNGNSPGQLDSGANIALFGQPLAIICGEDDTLPQPVQNLLAILHMKGPSTEGIFRKAANEKARKELKEDLNKGGNVDLKSKSVHLLAVVLKDFLRNIPSKLLSSDLYEKWMQALEKPSKQEKIEELKEVADKLPRPNLVLLKQLLSLLHHISQNAETNRMDSSNLAICVGPNMLSPETDNMLPLEVQKEMNDKVTVLVEFLINNCSEIFGEDIAFPVCASAEESPEHTDSSTEHLCAAHQNDSAYDSPDAEAEGSPCTSQMEQPKGRSTSVSRRYPTCISAPSLTNFRNDISTMDRRYSEPDLSFQNRLEGMIRKQKLNKSEDNFPVQQKQLGLEALEKRLAILPSQLSTDSLPKTSSSCSLESSDGSVFTTSPVVSPSSPKKTFLNRPQSFSTKATEDCSTPSREIKKHSMSFSFANRRKTLIKTQSWGPGKNMGFQRDSFTKKEDQLSCRVVSQNRPDDDKPLPVAYEQRPRFRSADEVFREVDQRNPGRPPSYEEATKNCLATKGPSHNLTVQTMRLKVSNQDALLPHPCSSCAQDTAYTLRDLPSGRVSAAKDSDVETETLSITVGINSRVSLPVTPGVYRLRAMSESCQKNKLEYVARRCSQPVFEVDQIQFAKESYV from the exons GCTGATGCCAAGAAATGCCCCGCGCTGGTGCCAGCAGATACTGAAGACGGACTTTGCCGTTCAGCTG ATGgaacaatgaaaagaaagaaggtgatATCACAGTCATTTACCCTGAGACGAAGCTCTACCAATGGGAATTCCCCAGGGCAGCTTGACTCAGGTGCCAATATTGCTCTGTTTGGCCAGCCTCTGGCAATTATCTGTGGGGAAGATGACACACTGCCGCAACCGGTCCAG aatCTCCTAGCTATATTGCATATGAAAGGACCTTCCACTGAAGGGATATTCAGAAAAGCTGCCAATGAAAAAGCACGAAAGGAGTTGAAGGAGGACCTAAACAAAGGCGGGAATGTTGATTTGAAAAGCAAATCTGTGCACCTGCTGGCAGTGGTCTTGAAG GACTTCCTCCGAAATATTCCCTCCAAACTCCTGTCATCTGACCTCTATGAGAAGTGGATGCAAGCTCTGGAGAAGccaagcaagcaggaaaaaattGAAGAATTGAAAGA GGTGGCTGACAAACTGCCTAGACCAAACCTCGTCTTGCTCAAGCAGTTGCTCTCTCTGCTCCACCACATCAGCCAAAATGCCGAGACCAACAGGATGGACTCCAGCAATCTGGCCATCTGCGTTGGCCCAAATATGCTGAGCCCAGAGACAGACAACATGCTCCCGCTGGAAGTGCAGAAGGAGATGAATGACAAG GTGACAGTGTTGGTGGAGTTCCTCATAAACAACTGCTCAGAAATATTTGGGGAGGACATTGCCTTCCCTGTCTGTGCCTCGGCTGAGGAGTCACCAGAGCACACAGACAGCTCCACAG AACACCTATGTGCTGCTCATCAGAATGACTCTGCCTATGACAGCCCAGATGCTGAAGCTGAAGGCAGCCCCTGTACCTCTCAGATGGAGCAGCCCAAAGGGAGGAGTACTAGTGTGAGCAGAAGATACCCAACATGCATCTCCGCCCCTTCACTGACTAATTTCAGAAATGACATCAGCACAATGGACAGGAGGTACTCAGAGCCAGACCTGTCCTTCCAGAACCGCCTTGAAGGCATGATAAGGAAACAGAAGCTAAACAAAAGTGAGGACAATTTTCCAGTTCAGCAGAAACAGCTAGGGTTGGAGGCACTGGAGAAACGGCTTGCAATCTTACCTTCACAATTATCAACAGACTCTCTACCCAAAACATCTTCCAGTTGCTCCCTGGAGAGCTCTGATGGCTCAGTCTTCACCACCTCCCCAGTAGTTTCGCCCTCTAGTCccaaaaaaacctttttgaaTAGGCCCCAGTCCTTTTCCACCAAGGCCACTGAAGACTGCAGTACGCCTAGCAGAGAGATCAAAAAGCATTCCATGTCGTTCTCTTTTGCAAACCGCAGGAAAACACTAATAAAAACCCAGAGTTGGGGGCCTGGAAAAAACATGGGTTTTCAGAGAGACAGTTTCACAAAGAAAGAAGATCAGCTCTCCTGCAGAGTTGTCAGTCAGAACAGGCCTGATGATGACAAACCATTGCCTGTGGCATATGAGCAAAGGCCCCGTTTCAGGTCAGCTGATGAAGTGTTCAGAGAGGTAGACCAGAGGAATCCTGGAAGACCACCCTCTTATGAAGAGGCTACTAAAAACTGCCTGGCCACTAAAGGTCCCTCCCACAATCTCACCGTTCAGACTATGAGATTAAAGGTGTCAAACCAGGATGCTTTGCTGCCTCATCCATGCAGCAGCTGTGCACAGGACACAGCATATACTCTAAGGGATCTACCCAGTGGCAGAGTTTCTGCAGCGAAGGATTCTGACGTGGAAACTGAAACCCTCAGCATCACTGTGGGAATAAACTCCCGTGTGAGTTTACCTGTGACCCCAGGAGTCTACAGATTAAGAGCCATGTCTGAATCCTGTCAAAAGAACAAACTTGAGTATGTGGCTCGGAGGTGCAGCCAGCCAGTTTTTGAGGTAGACCAGATCCAGTTTGCTAAGGAATCCTATGTTTAA